A section of the Maledivibacter sp. genome encodes:
- a CDS encoding pyridoxal phosphate-dependent aminotransferase, giving the protein MKYNFDEVIDRTGTNSLKWEPQLIDEHMNARGKDLLPMWVADMDFKCPQAVIDAIKKRAEHGIFGYSRPLSDYHLALDYWYKKRYNWEIKEEWVINSPGIVPALNFIIRALTNEGDKIIIQQPVYYPFKKAIENNGRQTVNNPLIMKDNKYVMDYGDLEEKARDINTKMMILCSPHNPVGRVWEREELKKLGEICNKYGIIVVADEIHSDLILPGNKHTTYAILGEEYKENTVVCTAPSKTFNLAGLEISNIIIPNKDIRQRIKREFEKSFMHTPTPNIFAIEAVHAAYSQEGEQWLEELLVYLNNNADFIGDFVRENMPNVKFTKPQGTYLAWLDFREVEDDYRKLERKIKEEAGVVLDGGSMFGYEGNGFMRINYACPLSLLEEGLIRIKNII; this is encoded by the coding sequence ATGAAATACAATTTTGACGAAGTTATCGATAGAACAGGTACTAATTCTCTTAAATGGGAACCACAATTAATTGATGAACATATGAATGCTAGGGGTAAGGATTTACTGCCAATGTGGGTTGCCGATATGGATTTTAAATGCCCACAGGCGGTAATTGATGCTATTAAAAAAAGGGCAGAACATGGTATATTTGGTTACAGTAGGCCCTTAAGTGATTATCACTTAGCTTTGGATTATTGGTATAAAAAAAGATACAATTGGGAAATCAAAGAAGAGTGGGTTATTAATTCACCTGGGATAGTACCCGCATTAAATTTCATAATTAGGGCATTAACTAATGAAGGAGATAAGATAATAATTCAGCAGCCGGTATACTACCCATTTAAAAAGGCTATTGAGAATAATGGCAGACAAACTGTAAACAATCCTTTAATCATGAAGGATAATAAATATGTCATGGACTATGGGGATTTAGAAGAAAAGGCAAGGGATATAAATACAAAAATGATGATTTTGTGTAGTCCACATAACCCCGTTGGCAGAGTATGGGAAAGGGAAGAACTAAAAAAACTGGGCGAAATTTGTAATAAATATGGAATAATAGTAGTGGCTGATGAAATTCACAGTGATCTTATACTACCAGGTAATAAACATACTACCTATGCAATCTTAGGTGAAGAGTACAAAGAAAATACAGTTGTTTGTACAGCACCAAGCAAGACATTTAATTTGGCAGGATTAGAGATTTCTAATATTATTATCCCAAATAAAGATATAAGGCAAAGGATTAAACGGGAATTTGAAAAATCCTTTATGCATACCCCAACTCCAAATATATTTGCAATAGAAGCAGTTCACGCAGCATATTCACAGGAAGGGGAGCAGTGGCTTGAGGAGCTTTTAGTATATTTAAATAATAATGCGGACTTTATTGGGGATTTTGTTAGAGAAAATATGCCAAATGTAAAATTCACAAAGCCCCAAGGTACATATTTGGCATGGTTGGATTTTAGAGAAGTTGAAGATGACTATAGGAAACTAGAGAGAAAGATAAAAGAAGAAGCCGGTGTTGTATTAGATGGAGGGTCAATGTTTGGATATGA